In Notolabrus celidotus isolate fNotCel1 chromosome 5, fNotCel1.pri, whole genome shotgun sequence, the genomic window CAGAGATGCTGTAGGAGACAAAATAATTGTAAACCCACTCATGGGGATTGTAGCATCACTAGAATTCCTCAGAGAACAATTTGTACAAGCATCAGTCTGTGACACAATTGTGGTACAATATTCAACTTCAACCAAAATGATGAGGAAACTTTAAACTTCTAAAGCTATTAAAGCAGAAAAAGCAGCATCGAACACATTATTATTGACAGCAGATCATTATATAAGTtccaaaaacaatcaacatAGTGAAGGCAGATCAAATATTTCTCAGTGAAAGCAGGCTTTCTGTCATGTTCGGTGCCATTGGGAGCTTTATTATtaatacaacaaataaaagatcaaagtaaaaaacaaagacagagacctCGATAGATAAAGAATATTCACAATGAGATCTTTAAGATCTTCGAACAGGATTTGTGGCCTGATCAGGGAACAACTAGGCAGCTGGGCATTCTCctataaaggaaaacaaaaagttaAGTTCATAGAAAAGAAGTCGTTATCAAAGATTGATTTAACTTAAAACTCTTTATGGAAATAAGAAGTACCATTTCTTGGAAGGATGGCGATATTTTCAGGCAGGATGCCGGTCTCCAACGAGAACTGCCTGAACTTCTCCATCAGATCGGCTCCGATGTCGACTCCACGACCGTATAGTTTGTTGACAACAGTGTTGTCACCGGCGTTGGACTTGATGGTGTGAGCCAGGGCGTACTCGTCATATTTCACCTCAACCATGCGCATGTCGTTCTGATTGTCCCAGCCTGATGGAGTGAAGAGGGAAAAAACATCACATACAGAAAATAACACTGGAAGGATGTTGTGAATGTTGCATGCCCCTGTGTGTTCAACTATTACGTTAGTGTGTGGGTGCACTCTTGCTCACTTGAGTATGTGAACTTTCCAGGCGTACCAGTCTTCTTGGCCAGGTTGTTCAGTCTAAAGCAAGTGCCATCAGcgctgcacaaaaaaaaagggaaaaacattgacagttctgctttttttgttgctttaaaataatatctttcttcctcactcacttCAGACTGGCGTATGAAATGTCAAGGTCCCCGTCTCCAGTTGGGGTGAACATGGCTGTGCCCATCTTCATGCTGGCTTTGTGGCTGACAAACCATTCGGCATTGGTGGAAAATCCAATCAGGTACCACTTCCCTGCCATCTGTGGAGCAACCATAGTGAAGGagaataaagtattaaaatgaaaatactgaCTTGGCCTGCACCCTGTTCAATCCTGGAACACAGCAGGAACATTAACAGAGACCCTCTCTTACGCAAATCTAGTGATACATTTAATGATGCCTTGATATTTTATTATCACCCTCAAAAAATCCTTGATTCGGCAAGATCTCCAGCAGACACTCACTCAGTTGAGGAGGAATCAAACACAATCAATGCAAGCACCTTGAGTTAAATTCAGTGATTGTTCATCCAGCTTTGTGTCTTACCCCCTGTGCATTGAAGTCCGCCTGTGGTGTGACTTCAGAAGAAACCATCATGGAGCAGAGCATGGCTCCCAGCACCTTAAAAATTAAAGTCATAGTTAGAGAGGAGTAGAGTCAGTCAAAGACCAGGTGATGGAAAAAAAAGCCGTGTCTGAGATCCAGAGGTTTGATGTTGAAATTCTGTCTGACATCCTTTTATATAGTGGAGCAGAGTTTTTATAATCCCtcccagctcacacacacacacacacacctacacacctacacactcaTAAACCCACACCTACCCACACCTACCCTGGAGCTCAGATGGGTTCAAACAAGTGAAGCCTCACACGACACGTGGAAAGTTTCAAAGCCACAAGCTATACTTTCAGCTCTGCCAGGACTGAATTTAATCAAATGTGACAGGTGAATAGACAGAAAGTGAGAGAAACATGTAGAGAAAAGACATAATCTGAATGATTGATAGTCCGGGGTTATACTGTCTGTCGTACTTCATTTAGCTTTGGAAAGCGTGTTGTTTATTAACGCAGTTTCATTCTCCAGCTTTCCATTTGTTAgcactgtaaaaacaaaaggcTCCCAAAGGTGATGAAGCAGTTGTTGCCCCCCAGTGCTTTCTGTGGCTGGAGCACAGAATCAAACACATCTGTCAGCAGAACTTTGCAACTGTAAACAAAAGAGATAACACAAATGCCTGTGCAGATTGAGTTCCAAATGCATGAATCGGCCTGTGGTGAAATGAAATTATCACCTGGGTAACAGTAGAAGAGAGTGTATGTACAAGTCTGCAACTACTTCCTTAATTGTTCATCTTAAAATTACAGAAATTACTAAAGGAAATGATCAAAGCAGTCGTTGCATGacctattcttgttcttagattAACATGTAGGTTAACCTAGAATTGTAGCTTTAAGTGTGCTTTCATGACAGCATTTGAAAATGACATCCATacaaacaagtccctctatgaGGATAAGGAAAAACTTTCCAACCCAATCCAAATATATctaaaaagcttatttaaaaacaacaagagttgaccaaagtgcaatacaatcagatttttaaaaaaaaaagataaaagtaaCACATCAAAAAAGTGAGACCAATTAACAATGAGACAacatttgtttatgtatttattttgttttgtttatcgttgttgttgtatctATTAAATTGAACAGATTCTTCACAGATAATTTAATAAATGGTTCCAGGAGGAACAGGTCCAAGTTGGTATGATTACAGCCTCCATCAGGTCCAAACTTAATAACTTCAGTCTTGTTCTTTTTAAGCTTGAGGAAGTTTAAAGCCATCCAAGCTTTGACGTCATTAAGGATCACTATCCTTTTTCCGGGGCAAGAACAGTTgtgtatcatcagcataaaagTGAAAAGCTATTCcatcatttctaaaaaaaaaaggatcctaGAGGAAGCTTTTACAACGAGAATACGATAGGACCAAGTATGGAGCCTTGGGGGACTCCAGAAGAGCATGTAAAATTACTGAGGCAAACAAAACATTGATGTTCACAGTGTCAAAAGCAGCTGTGTTAAAATCTCAGATGATTAAAACTCTTGTTACAAACACAGCCTACACAActttatttccattttctaAATGTTTGTCTCTCTTTCATTTCCCAACTACTTTCTGCAGCGTCAACAATAATTTTCAAGAAGTGTTCTTTCATCTTGCTCACATTTGTCAGTGAGAGGTTGCAGTGAAAATATGTCATACATTGATAAAATTAATTCTCTCTTTGTTCCAAACATATCAAATATTAATCTCAACGAACATATTAAATATTCAAAACCAGTCTCTGAGCTCAAATTAAATGTTACCCCTATACAGCAGAAATTACCAAATCAATCCACTCAAAACAAGATACATAAAGTTCTCTGAGAGGGAGATACACAATCAAAAtactaaaaaagacaaaagggtatttaaaaaaatccatgacTCCTGCAAAAGCAAGACAGGGAGTGGGTCAGGATGGCTTGTTCTGTAAACTCATGTACCAATGAGGCCGTTAGCATGTTGGACACCTGTGCCACTCTGATGTTGAGATGAATTAGTGAAATAAAGTCAGCTGCAGGCAGACACAAGCTGCAGAACATAGAGTTCTTCAACTTACATACCTTGCCAGTTGAAACAGGTTTGAATTTTGCAATGTAAAGAAATGTAGAAGCAGacaatcattttaaagttgCAAAGTTACAAAGGTAGCCTAATTCAAGCAGGTGCGCAAGTCTACGTAGTGAAATCCTTGTTTAGATTTGTGCCATCTAAACAAATAGGAAAGATTGAGACACTGCCAGTAATTCCATCTTGGGGTCCCCACACATCATTCAGCAACTGAAAGA contains:
- the zgc:153704 gene encoding lipocalin isoform X2 produces the protein MLCSMMVSSEVTPQADFNAQGMAGKWYLIGFSTNAEWFVSHKASMKMGTAMFTPTGDGDLDISYASLNADGTCFRLNNLAKKTGTPGKFTYSSWDNQNDMRMVEVKYDEYALAHTIKSNAGDNTVVNKLYGRGVDIGADLMEKFRQFSLETGILPENIAILPRNGECPAA
- the zgc:153704 gene encoding lipocalin isoform X1, producing MTLIFKVLGAMLCSMMVSSEVTPQADFNAQGMAGKWYLIGFSTNAEWFVSHKASMKMGTAMFTPTGDGDLDISYASLNADGTCFRLNNLAKKTGTPGKFTYSSWDNQNDMRMVEVKYDEYALAHTIKSNAGDNTVVNKLYGRGVDIGADLMEKFRQFSLETGILPENIAILPRNGECPAA